In Halobaculum rubrum, the following are encoded in one genomic region:
- a CDS encoding sugar phosphate nucleotidyltransferase, whose translation MKAVVLAGGYATRLWPITRNRPKMLLPVGDGTVIDEIFGDLEADDRIDEVFVSTNERFAGEFETYLADADFEKPTVSVEDTSAEDEKFGVVGALAQLIDRENVDDDLVVVAGDNLISFDVAEFVDFFAEKGTPTLAAYDVGSRERAKSYGLVQLDGDRVVDFQEKPDDPKSTLVSIACYAFPQETLPDFEAYLSDGNNPDEPGWFIQWLQSRQPVHAFTFEEAWFDIGTPESYLDAVSWYLNGESVVHPDATVENSEIGDNVYVLAGTEIVDSSLEESVVFGNATIRDADVRGSIIDEETVVDGLDLSGALIGAHSRLTNDS comes from the coding sequence ATGAAGGCAGTTGTGCTCGCAGGCGGATACGCGACGAGGCTCTGGCCGATAACGCGCAATCGGCCGAAGATGCTGCTTCCGGTCGGTGACGGGACCGTCATCGACGAGATATTCGGCGATCTGGAGGCCGACGACCGGATCGACGAGGTGTTCGTCTCCACGAACGAGCGCTTCGCCGGGGAGTTCGAGACGTATCTCGCCGACGCCGACTTCGAGAAGCCGACCGTCTCGGTCGAGGACACCAGCGCCGAGGACGAGAAGTTCGGCGTCGTCGGCGCGCTCGCGCAGCTGATCGACCGCGAGAACGTGGACGACGATCTCGTCGTCGTCGCCGGCGACAACCTCATCTCCTTCGACGTCGCCGAGTTCGTCGACTTCTTCGCCGAGAAGGGGACGCCGACGCTGGCGGCCTACGACGTCGGCTCGCGCGAGCGCGCCAAGAGCTACGGGCTGGTCCAACTCGACGGCGACCGCGTCGTCGACTTCCAGGAGAAGCCCGACGACCCCAAGAGCACGCTCGTGTCCATCGCCTGCTACGCGTTCCCCCAGGAGACGCTCCCGGACTTCGAGGCGTACCTCTCGGACGGCAACAACCCGGACGAGCCCGGCTGGTTCATCCAGTGGCTTCAGTCGCGCCAGCCCGTCCACGCGTTCACCTTCGAGGAGGCGTGGTTCGACATCGGCACGCCCGAGAGCTACCTCGACGCCGTCTCGTGGTACCTCAACGGCGAGTCGGTCGTCCACCCGGACGCGACCGTCGAGAACTCCGAGATCGGCGACAACGTGTACGTCCTCGCGGGCACGGAGATCGTCGACTCATCGCTCGAGGAGTCGGTCGTCTTCGGCAACGCGACCATCAGGGACGCCGACGTACGCGGCAGCATCATCGACGAGGAGACCGTCGTCGACGGCCTCGACCTCTCGGGCGCGCTCATCGGCGCCCACTCCCGGCTCACGAACGACAGCTGA
- a CDS encoding diphthine--ammonia ligase gives MSDDAAGDADTAAPDGEAYVGLFSGGKDSSWAVYRALERGLPVERLLTVHPAGDSYMYHVPETRLAALAAESIGIPLVEVEPEAFGADEATDSGAQGDSELEPMEAAIADLAESLPLAGVTAGAVESEFQTSRIEAMCDRLGIELFAPLWQRDPRALAEEMLDAGFEIRILQVAAAGLDESWLGRTLDREALAELEELNDEYGVHILGEGGEFETFVTDGPHMDRRIELEYDTEWNGTRGRIRVTDARLAE, from the coding sequence ATGAGCGACGACGCCGCCGGCGACGCCGACACGGCCGCTCCGGACGGGGAGGCCTACGTCGGGCTGTTCTCCGGCGGGAAGGACTCCTCGTGGGCGGTGTATCGGGCGCTGGAGCGCGGACTTCCGGTCGAGCGCCTCCTGACGGTCCACCCCGCGGGCGACTCGTACATGTACCACGTCCCCGAGACCCGGCTGGCCGCGCTGGCGGCCGAGAGTATCGGGATCCCGCTCGTCGAGGTAGAGCCCGAGGCCTTCGGCGCCGACGAGGCGACCGATTCGGGCGCGCAGGGCGACAGCGAACTGGAGCCGATGGAGGCTGCCATCGCAGACCTCGCCGAGAGCCTGCCGCTCGCGGGCGTCACCGCCGGCGCCGTCGAGTCGGAGTTCCAGACGAGCCGGATCGAGGCGATGTGCGATCGGCTGGGGATCGAGCTGTTCGCGCCGCTGTGGCAGCGCGACCCCCGGGCGCTCGCCGAGGAGATGCTCGACGCGGGGTTCGAGATCCGGATCCTCCAGGTCGCGGCCGCGGGGCTGGACGAGTCGTGGCTCGGACGGACGCTCGATCGCGAGGCGCTCGCGGAGCTGGAGGAGCTCAACGACGAGTACGGCGTCCACATCCTCGGAGAGGGCGGCGAGTTCGAGACGTTCGTCACCGACGGGCCACACATGGACCGCCGGATCGAACTGGAGTACGACACGGAGTGGAACGGGACGCGCGGGCGGATCCGGGTAACTGACGCGCGATTGGCCGAATAG
- a CDS encoding RNase P subunit p30 family protein, with product MSDPGPYEAAYAHPDGDATAARLAQTARRYGYDGLVIRTREADFDPDALRERYDVDVVPAVEVVADEPSSASGAVGNFRPDFPLVLVRGGTDALNRFAVEQDRVDVLAAPLSGEGSFNHVLAKAAATHGTRVEFDLGPALRESGGTRVRGLKGLRKLREIVDHYDAPYVVSARPTSHLELRSPRELVAVGSELGFDESWLRSGLAEWGRLAARNRERLSAEFISPGVRVDRCEEADR from the coding sequence GTGAGCGATCCGGGACCGTACGAGGCCGCGTACGCCCATCCCGACGGCGACGCGACGGCGGCCCGGCTCGCGCAGACCGCCCGCCGATACGGCTACGACGGGCTCGTGATCCGAACGCGTGAGGCAGACTTCGACCCGGATGCGCTCCGCGAGCGCTACGACGTGGACGTCGTGCCGGCCGTCGAGGTCGTCGCCGACGAGCCCTCCTCCGCCAGCGGGGCGGTCGGGAACTTCCGCCCCGACTTCCCGCTGGTGCTCGTGCGGGGCGGGACGGACGCGCTCAACCGCTTCGCCGTCGAGCAGGACCGCGTCGACGTGCTCGCGGCGCCGCTGTCGGGCGAGGGGAGCTTCAACCACGTGCTCGCGAAGGCCGCCGCGACTCACGGCACGCGCGTGGAGTTCGATCTCGGGCCGGCGCTGCGCGAGTCCGGCGGCACGCGAGTGCGCGGGCTGAAGGGGCTCCGGAAGCTCCGGGAGATCGTCGACCACTACGACGCGCCGTACGTGGTGAGCGCGCGACCGACCTCCCACCTCGAACTGCGGTCGCCGCGGGAGCTGGTCGCGGTGGGGTCGGAGCTCGGGTTCGACGAGTCGTGGCTGCGTTCCGGGCTCGCGGAGTGGGGACGACTCGCGGCGCGAAACCGCGAGCGTCTGTCCGCGGAGTTCATTTCCCCGGGGGTCCGAGTGGACCGGTGTGAAGAAGCCGATCGCTGA
- a CDS encoding class I SAM-dependent methyltransferase: MKKPIADHAARFSEAAADYDDDQNSEEYEACAGLVIRRAAPAETDTVLDLGTGTGAIALALAEDAGRVVGRDVSEGMLEQAREKAGERGVETVEFGYGEFRAPEYDGAAQIVTSNFALHHLADEEKREAIETWAGLDGGTTPSRTDTVGPRRIVLGDVMFFGEPDPEEPFYSPEVDDPATVGTLVDYVTDAGYAVTQVDRVHDQVGVITAERVVSGGRES; this comes from the coding sequence GTGAAGAAGCCGATCGCTGACCACGCGGCGCGGTTCTCGGAGGCCGCCGCCGACTACGACGACGACCAGAACAGCGAGGAGTACGAGGCGTGCGCCGGGCTGGTTATCCGCCGCGCGGCGCCCGCCGAGACCGACACGGTGCTGGATCTCGGCACCGGAACCGGCGCCATCGCGCTGGCGCTTGCCGAGGACGCCGGCCGCGTCGTCGGCCGCGACGTGAGCGAGGGGATGCTGGAGCAGGCGAGGGAGAAAGCCGGCGAGCGAGGGGTCGAGACCGTCGAGTTCGGCTACGGCGAGTTCCGCGCGCCCGAGTACGACGGCGCGGCGCAGATCGTCACCTCGAACTTCGCGCTGCATCACCTCGCGGACGAGGAGAAGCGCGAGGCGATCGAGACGTGGGCCGGCCTCGACGGCGGGACGACGCCCAGCCGGACCGACACCGTCGGCCCGCGACGGATCGTCCTCGGCGACGTGATGTTCTTCGGCGAGCCGGACCCCGAGGAGCCGTTCTACAGCCCCGAGGTCGACGATCCGGCGACCGTCGGCACGCTCGTGGACTACGTCACCGACGCCGGCTACGCCGTGACGCAGGTCGACCGCGTCCACGACCAGGTCGGCGTGATCACCGCCGAGCGCGTCGTCTCCGGCGGCCGCGAGTCGTGA
- a CDS encoding transcriptional regulator, translated as MPERTTRERIAETLRERACSGSALAAEFDVPRSVVYDHLDHVAQSLPDREQFLVAPPTCRDCGFDDFDDPMNSPSRCPSCKGESVEEPQFVIESA; from the coding sequence ATGCCCGAGCGGACGACCCGAGAGCGGATCGCCGAGACGCTGCGCGAGCGGGCGTGTTCCGGCAGCGCGCTCGCGGCCGAGTTCGACGTACCTCGCTCCGTGGTGTACGACCACCTGGATCACGTCGCGCAGTCGCTGCCCGACCGCGAGCAGTTCCTGGTGGCGCCGCCGACGTGTCGCGACTGCGGGTTCGACGACTTCGACGACCCGATGAACTCCCCGTCGCGGTGTCCATCGTGTAAGGGGGAAAGCGTCGAGGAGCCACAGTTCGTGATCGAGTCCGCCTGA
- a CDS encoding DUF7110 family protein, translating into MSGRVYRLHSTLELPLEDLQDHFASDPELPGDVDDVDITRRNNTLILKAVSSDESIGKYTPTAQLKASVSETRVYEEEPPRTGGGWMQEEEEEIPSELVEFACFKGDRETVLQNTALQYPMFLVLREIALLSEKGTLTAITEADDELHAHRIVEGEERPASVEVVETPNREGEKGGVEWRDNKFIS; encoded by the coding sequence ATGTCAGGTCGCGTATACAGACTTCACTCGACGCTCGAACTGCCACTGGAAGACCTGCAGGACCACTTCGCGTCCGACCCGGAGCTCCCGGGGGACGTCGACGACGTCGACATCACACGCCGGAACAACACGCTGATCCTGAAGGCGGTGTCGAGCGACGAATCGATCGGGAAGTACACCCCGACGGCGCAGCTGAAAGCGAGCGTCTCCGAGACGCGCGTGTACGAGGAGGAGCCGCCGCGCACCGGCGGCGGCTGGATGCAGGAGGAAGAAGAGGAGATCCCCTCCGAACTCGTCGAGTTCGCCTGCTTCAAAGGCGATCGCGAGACGGTGTTACAGAACACCGCGCTCCAGTACCCGATGTTCCTCGTGCTCCGTGAGATCGCGCTGCTCTCGGAGAAGGGGACGCTGACGGCGATCACCGAGGCCGACGACGAACTTCACGCCCACCGCATCGTCGAGGGCGAGGAACGCCCCGCCAGCGTCGAGGTCGTCGAGACTCCCAACCGCGAGGGGGAGAAGGGCGGCGTCGAGTGGCGGGACAACAAGTTCATCTCGTAA
- a CDS encoding glucose 1-dehydrogenase: protein MKAIAVRRGEETPTVLEKPRPDPAEGEALVRTLRVGVDGTDHEVIAGSHGGYPEGEDHMVLGHEAVGVVVDTNGTGLSEGDVVVPTVRRRPNGSNDYFARGEPDMAPAGEYHERGIDGAHGFMSEYFASPAEHLVHCPPELAELGFLVEPASITEKAIEHARASRSAFEWSPESALVLGNGSLGLLTVAMLQESFDRLYCLGRRDRPDPTIDIIDELGATYVDSRETPVDAVAGVYEPMDLVYEATGHAKHAFETVEALAPNGVGALLGVPGDWQFEIDGGTLHRELVLHNKALVGSVNSNVRHFGRAVESVAALPEWFTEDLVTGVYGLDEFERAFDDDDTTIKTAVEFGSR from the coding sequence ATGAAAGCCATCGCCGTTCGCCGCGGGGAGGAAACCCCGACGGTACTCGAGAAACCGAGACCGGACCCCGCCGAGGGTGAGGCGCTCGTCCGGACGCTGCGCGTCGGGGTCGACGGGACCGACCACGAGGTCATCGCGGGAAGCCACGGCGGCTACCCCGAGGGCGAGGACCACATGGTTCTGGGCCACGAGGCGGTCGGCGTCGTCGTCGACACGAACGGGACGGGGCTGTCCGAGGGCGACGTCGTCGTGCCCACCGTTCGTCGGCGGCCGAACGGCTCGAACGACTACTTCGCGCGCGGGGAGCCGGACATGGCGCCGGCCGGGGAGTACCACGAGCGCGGCATCGACGGCGCCCACGGGTTCATGTCCGAGTACTTCGCCAGTCCCGCCGAGCACCTCGTGCACTGTCCGCCCGAGCTCGCGGAGCTCGGCTTCCTCGTGGAGCCCGCGTCGATCACCGAGAAGGCGATCGAACACGCCCGCGCCAGCCGGTCGGCGTTCGAGTGGTCGCCGGAGTCGGCGCTCGTGCTCGGCAACGGCAGCCTCGGGCTGCTCACGGTCGCGATGCTACAGGAGTCGTTCGACCGCCTCTACTGTCTGGGTCGACGTGACCGCCCGGATCCGACGATCGACATCATCGACGAGCTGGGCGCGACGTACGTCGACTCCCGGGAGACGCCGGTCGATGCGGTAGCCGGGGTGTACGAGCCGATGGACCTCGTGTACGAGGCGACCGGCCACGCGAAACACGCCTTCGAGACGGTCGAGGCGCTGGCGCCAAACGGCGTCGGCGCGCTGCTGGGCGTGCCCGGCGACTGGCAGTTCGAGATCGACGGCGGCACGCTCCACCGCGAGCTCGTCCTCCACAACAAGGCGCTCGTGGGCTCGGTGAACTCGAACGTCCGTCACTTCGGGCGCGCCGTCGAATCGGTCGCTGCGCTGCCCGAGTGGTTCACCGAGGACCTGGTGACCGGGGTGTACGGACTCGACGAGTTCGAGCGAGCGTTCGACGACGACGACACCACTATCAAGACGGCCGTGGAATTCGGGTCACGATGA
- a CDS encoding type 1 glutamine amidotransferase domain-containing protein codes for MSDTTALFVVSEEGYWAEECIEPLTTLDAAGVDVTVATPSGSPPVVDERSLDPEDIGEETVEEYREVHETDDRLRDPEPITTVEAADYDAVVFPGGHGTVWDVNQDRHARTALREAVAGDDGVALVVCHAVGILAFTRTDDGGFLVDGRDVTGFPNEWEEGIVDEFDRLEGRKLPYWVEDEVVAAGGNFDAELEADTSVTVDGDLITARGPGSSSEAAETLLAELGVEATA; via the coding sequence ATGAGCGACACCACGGCGTTGTTCGTCGTCAGCGAAGAAGGGTACTGGGCCGAGGAGTGTATCGAGCCGCTCACGACGCTCGACGCCGCCGGCGTCGACGTGACCGTGGCGACACCGTCCGGATCGCCGCCGGTGGTCGACGAGCGGTCGCTCGACCCCGAAGACATCGGCGAGGAGACGGTCGAGGAGTACCGCGAGGTCCACGAGACCGACGACCGCCTGCGTGACCCCGAGCCGATCACGACGGTCGAGGCCGCCGACTACGACGCCGTCGTGTTCCCCGGCGGCCACGGCACCGTCTGGGACGTGAACCAGGACCGACACGCCCGAACCGCGCTCCGGGAGGCCGTCGCCGGCGACGACGGCGTCGCGCTGGTCGTCTGTCACGCCGTCGGGATCCTCGCGTTCACACGGACCGACGACGGCGGGTTCCTCGTCGACGGCCGCGACGTGACCGGCTTCCCGAACGAGTGGGAGGAGGGGATCGTCGACGAGTTCGATCGGCTCGAGGGGCGCAAGCTCCCCTATTGGGTCGAGGACGAGGTCGTCGCCGCCGGCGGGAACTTCGACGCCGAGCTCGAGGCCGACACCAGCGTCACCGTCGACGGCGACCTGATCACGGCCCGCGGGCCCGGGTCGTCGAGCGAGGCGGCGGAGACGCTGCTCGCGGAACTGGGCGTCGAGGCGACCGCGTAG
- the gfcR gene encoding transcriptional regulator GfcR produces the protein MKNVDDLIDDAAELAERGLSKGEIADELNVSRETASWLVNRSGATPADAGDDGGTGGPSGPQDIHVDWSAVGRDSTRLTHVGRAMADLLVKQGEEVDLTVGIEKAGTPLATTIARELDTDLAAYAPAKHQWDEGDIDDVGGGFSRNFATIRGRECFVVDDTVTSGTTLTETVEAVQAEGGQPKACVVIVDKQGLDEVNGVPVHSLINVVGVGRE, from the coding sequence ATGAAGAACGTCGACGACCTCATCGACGACGCGGCGGAGCTGGCCGAGCGCGGGCTCTCGAAGGGCGAGATCGCCGACGAGCTGAACGTCTCCCGCGAGACGGCCTCCTGGCTCGTGAACCGGTCGGGCGCCACGCCCGCGGACGCGGGCGACGACGGCGGCACCGGCGGTCCGTCCGGCCCGCAGGACATCCACGTCGACTGGTCCGCGGTCGGCCGCGACTCCACGCGCCTCACCCACGTCGGCCGCGCGATGGCGGACCTGCTCGTCAAGCAGGGCGAGGAGGTCGACCTCACCGTCGGCATCGAGAAGGCGGGGACGCCGCTGGCGACGACGATCGCACGGGAGCTCGACACGGATCTCGCGGCGTACGCGCCGGCGAAACACCAGTGGGACGAGGGCGACATCGACGACGTGGGCGGGGGCTTCTCGCGCAACTTCGCGACGATCCGCGGCCGGGAGTGTTTCGTCGTCGACGACACCGTCACCTCCGGGACGACGCTCACGGAGACCGTCGAGGCCGTGCAGGCCGAGGGGGGCCAGCCCAAGGCCTGCGTCGTCATCGTCGACAAGCAGGGGCTCGACGAGGTCAACGGGGTTCCGGTCCACTCGCTGATCAACGTCGTCGGCGTCGGCCGCGAGTGA
- a CDS encoding Rpp14/Pop5 family protein yields MKHLPKHLRPRWRYLVVGLESWPDADLSRGPFQREVWYAAQNLLGDPGSADADLTVVRFRFDAGTGAAIVRVRRGDLERGRAALACVDAVDGQPVGVRVRGVSGTIRAGEESYLGDAGGFEDESTVELTVDGASGPGYRRRDGAVDVSTPSGYVGATDRDTSRPGRSDPDDDAASDGH; encoded by the coding sequence GTGAAGCATCTGCCCAAACACCTCCGCCCGCGGTGGCGCTACCTCGTCGTCGGGCTGGAGTCGTGGCCCGACGCCGACCTCTCGCGGGGACCGTTCCAGCGCGAGGTGTGGTACGCCGCCCAGAACCTCCTCGGCGACCCCGGGAGCGCCGACGCCGACCTGACGGTCGTTCGCTTCCGGTTCGACGCGGGAACCGGCGCGGCGATCGTTCGCGTTCGCCGCGGGGACCTCGAACGCGGCCGGGCGGCGCTGGCGTGCGTCGACGCCGTCGACGGGCAGCCGGTCGGCGTGCGCGTTCGCGGCGTCTCGGGGACGATACGGGCCGGTGAGGAAAGCTATTTAGGCGACGCGGGCGGATTCGAAGACGAGAGTACGGTCGAGCTCACCGTCGACGGCGCGAGCGGACCCGGTTACCGTCGCCGCGACGGCGCGGTCGACGTCTCGACGCCGTCGGGATACGTGGGCGCGACCGACCGAGACACCTCCCGCCCGGGGCGGTCCGACCCGGACGACGACGCGGCCTCGGACGGACACTGA
- a CDS encoding phosphoadenosine phosphosulfate reductase family protein — protein sequence MAESQEFPDYLDVDYTDGEGEQPGDYPSIEHKLEKALEVVEAGLREYDNPAVMWTGGKDSTLTLYFVKEVVEQHDELELPVTVFIDHFQHFDELMEFVRHWADEWDLEVVWARNTDVGDYVDENGLEPGDDIPVDALSEHNQHHIRNILEYEDETFPFLLDTYVGNHLLKTVALNDTLESEDIDGIISGIRWDEQEARADETFFSPRHDPDIYPPHDRIQPILQFEEADVWDAFWYFVVPETVDGYPEDGYVPQGFDDLPEGIEIEDIPVSPKYFAGFRSLGSQISTDKSAEEPAWLQDMENTTERAGRAQDKEDLMERLRDLGYM from the coding sequence ATGGCCGAGTCACAGGAGTTCCCGGACTATCTGGACGTGGACTACACCGACGGCGAGGGCGAGCAGCCCGGCGACTACCCGAGCATCGAGCACAAGCTCGAGAAGGCGCTAGAGGTCGTCGAGGCGGGCCTGCGCGAGTACGACAACCCCGCGGTGATGTGGACCGGCGGGAAGGACTCGACGCTGACGCTGTACTTCGTGAAGGAGGTCGTCGAGCAGCACGACGAGCTGGAGCTGCCGGTGACAGTGTTCATCGACCACTTCCAGCACTTCGACGAGCTGATGGAGTTCGTCCGCCACTGGGCCGACGAGTGGGACCTGGAGGTCGTCTGGGCCCGTAACACGGACGTGGGCGACTACGTCGACGAGAACGGCCTGGAGCCGGGCGACGACATCCCCGTCGACGCCCTCTCCGAGCACAACCAGCATCACATCCGCAACATCCTCGAGTACGAGGACGAGACGTTCCCGTTCCTGCTCGACACGTACGTCGGCAACCACCTGCTGAAGACGGTCGCGCTCAACGACACGCTGGAGTCCGAGGACATCGACGGCATCATCTCGGGCATCCGCTGGGACGAGCAGGAGGCGCGCGCCGACGAGACGTTCTTCTCGCCGCGCCACGACCCGGACATCTACCCGCCCCACGACCGTATTCAGCCGATCCTGCAGTTCGAGGAGGCCGACGTGTGGGACGCCTTCTGGTACTTCGTCGTGCCGGAGACGGTCGATGGCTACCCCGAGGACGGCTACGTCCCGCAGGGGTTCGACGACCTGCCGGAGGGCATCGAGATCGAGGACATCCCCGTCTCGCCGAAGTACTTCGCGGGGTTCCGATCGCTGGGCTCGCAGATCTCGACGGACAAGTCCGCCGAGGAGCCCGCCTGGCTGCAGGACATGGAGAACACGACCGAGCGCGCCGGCCGCGCCCAGGACAAGGAGGACCTGATGGAGCGCCTGCGCGACCTCGGCTACATGTAA
- the psmA gene encoding archaeal proteasome endopeptidase complex subunit alpha gives MQGQSQQQAYDRGITIFSPDGRLYQVEYAREAVKRGTTSVGVRTAAGVVLAADKRSRSELMEPESVEKLHKIDDHVAIASAGHVADARQLIDFARRQAQVNRLRYGEEMGIETLTKTVTDHIQQYTQIGGARPFGVALIVGGIENGEPRLFETDPSGTPYEWKALSIGANRADVREHLEEGYSDDLTMEEGIELALAALAESGDDEGLEPDGVGLGTIHVDDPRYVDHDAASVEGYLDEFGYLDDEEAASDEDDDATEE, from the coding sequence ATGCAGGGACAATCACAACAGCAGGCGTACGACCGGGGGATCACCATCTTCTCCCCGGACGGTCGCCTCTACCAGGTCGAGTACGCGCGAGAGGCGGTCAAACGAGGCACGACGAGCGTCGGCGTGCGCACGGCGGCGGGCGTCGTGCTCGCCGCGGACAAGCGCTCGCGGTCGGAGCTGATGGAGCCGGAATCCGTCGAGAAGCTCCACAAGATCGACGACCACGTCGCCATCGCCAGCGCCGGTCACGTCGCCGACGCGCGACAGCTCATCGACTTCGCCCGCCGGCAGGCGCAGGTGAACCGGCTGCGCTACGGCGAGGAGATGGGTATCGAGACGCTGACGAAGACCGTCACCGACCACATCCAGCAGTACACACAGATCGGCGGTGCACGTCCGTTCGGCGTCGCGCTCATCGTCGGCGGCATCGAGAACGGCGAGCCCCGCCTGTTCGAGACGGACCCGTCGGGGACGCCCTACGAGTGGAAGGCGCTCTCGATCGGTGCGAACCGCGCCGACGTGCGCGAGCACCTCGAGGAGGGGTACAGCGACGACCTCACGATGGAGGAGGGGATCGAGCTCGCGCTCGCCGCGCTGGCGGAGTCCGGCGACGACGAGGGGCTCGAACCCGACGGCGTCGGCCTCGGGACGATACACGTCGACGACCCGCGGTACGTCGATCACGACGCCGCCTCGGTCGAGGGCTACCTCGACGAGTTCGGCTACCTCGACGACGAGGAGGCGGCATCGGACGAGGACGACGACGCGACTGAGGAGTAA
- a CDS encoding glutaredoxin family protein has translation MAFQPESELTAEEAAERVEEALAENDVVLFMKGNRLMPQCGYSKRALGLISQHVEEFETIDVLPALPEYRAALEEVGGWETIPQTYVDGEFVGGSDILAELDERGELAETLEIDA, from the coding sequence ATGGCATTCCAACCCGAAAGCGAGCTGACGGCCGAGGAGGCCGCCGAGCGCGTCGAGGAGGCGCTCGCGGAGAACGACGTGGTGCTGTTCATGAAGGGGAACCGGCTCATGCCCCAGTGCGGCTACTCGAAGCGCGCGCTCGGGCTCATTTCCCAGCACGTCGAGGAGTTCGAGACCATCGACGTGCTCCCGGCGCTGCCGGAGTACCGAGCGGCGTTGGAGGAGGTGGGCGGGTGGGAGACCATCCCGCAGACGTACGTCGACGGCGAGTTCGTCGGCGGCAGCGACATCCTCGCGGAGTTGGACGAGCGCGGGGAGCTGGCCGAGACCCTCGAAATCGACGCGTAG